A genome region from Pseudorca crassidens isolate mPseCra1 chromosome 20, mPseCra1.hap1, whole genome shotgun sequence includes the following:
- the LIN37 gene encoding protein lin-37 homolog isoform X1 has product MFPVKVKVEKSELEMAKARNQLDAVLQCLLEKSHMDRERLDEEAGKTPSDTHNKDCSITASGKRPSARFPHQRRKKRREMDEGLAEGGPQRSNSYVIKLFDRSVDLAQFSENTPLYPICRAWMRNSPTVREREHSPSSPLPPLPEDEELPDHPEMPVDPEFHPHCSLRPRVPLMMSPLSLSPHPPHSSTETCSAGNASARGEHPPNACSLWPVRQLLSPPSAFPPPQLQVEGGIPSEPASLLRKHEDPTGDVRATVMFPSPHPHPNKHSPPPHWPPLSPAHPSRIRHKEVGTVLAHLLGE; this is encoded by the exons ATGTTCCCGGTGAAGGTGAAAGTGGAGAAATCAG AGTTGGAGATGGCAAAGGCCCGGAACCAACTGGATGCTGTTCTGCAGTGTCTGCTGGAGAAGAGTCACATGGACAG GGAGCGTCTGGATGAGGAAGCTGGGAAGACCCCCTCAGACACCCACAACAA GGATTGCTCCATCACGGCCAGCGGCAAACG GCCATCTGCCCGATTCCCCCATCAgcggaggaagaagaggagggagatgGATGAGGGGCTGGCCGAGGGAGGGCCACAGCGATCCA ACTCGTACGTGATCAAGCTGTTTGACCGGAGCGTGGACTTGGCTCAGTTCAGTGAGAACACACCGCTGTACCCGATCTGCCGAGCCTGGATGCGCAACAGCCCCACAGTGCGCGAGCGTGAACACTCACCCAGTTCACCGCTGCCCCCACTGCCTGAGGATGAGGAG CTCCCGGACCACCCGGAGATGCCTGTAGATCCCGAATTCCATCCCCACTGCAGCCTGAGACCCAGGGTACCCCTGATGATGAG CCCTCTGAGCCTGAGCCCTCACCCTCCACACTCATCTACCGAAACATGCAGCGCTGGAAACGCATCCGCCAGAGGTGAGCATCCCCCAAATGCTTGTTCCCTGTGGCCTGTGCGCCAACTGCTGAgtcctccctctgccttccccccaccccaactgcAGGTGGAAGGAGGCATCCCATCGGAACCAGCTTCGTTACTCAGAAAGCATGAAGATCCTACGGGAGATGTACGAGCGACAGTGatgttcccctctccccaccctcaccccaataAACATTCCCCTCCTCCACACTGGCCTCCGCTTTCTCCAGCCCATCCTTCCCGGATCAGACATAAAGAAGTTGGCACAGTTCTAGCACATTTATTGGGGGAGTGA
- the LIN37 gene encoding protein lin-37 homolog isoform X2 has translation MFPVKVKVEKSELEMAKARNQLDAVLQCLLEKSHMDRPSARFPHQRRKKRREMDEGLAEGGPQRSNSYVIKLFDRSVDLAQFSENTPLYPICRAWMRNSPTVREREHSPSSPLPPLPEDEELPDHPEMPVDPEFHPHCSLRPRVPLMMSPLSLSPHPPHSSTETCSAGNASARGEHPPNACSLWPVRQLLSPPSAFPPPQLQVEGGIPSEPASLLRKHEDPTGDVRATVMFPSPHPHPNKHSPPPHWPPLSPAHPSRIRHKEVGTVLAHLLGE, from the exons ATGTTCCCGGTGAAGGTGAAAGTGGAGAAATCAG AGTTGGAGATGGCAAAGGCCCGGAACCAACTGGATGCTGTTCTGCAGTGTCTGCTGGAGAAGAGTCACATGGACAG GCCATCTGCCCGATTCCCCCATCAgcggaggaagaagaggagggagatgGATGAGGGGCTGGCCGAGGGAGGGCCACAGCGATCCA ACTCGTACGTGATCAAGCTGTTTGACCGGAGCGTGGACTTGGCTCAGTTCAGTGAGAACACACCGCTGTACCCGATCTGCCGAGCCTGGATGCGCAACAGCCCCACAGTGCGCGAGCGTGAACACTCACCCAGTTCACCGCTGCCCCCACTGCCTGAGGATGAGGAG CTCCCGGACCACCCGGAGATGCCTGTAGATCCCGAATTCCATCCCCACTGCAGCCTGAGACCCAGGGTACCCCTGATGATGAG CCCTCTGAGCCTGAGCCCTCACCCTCCACACTCATCTACCGAAACATGCAGCGCTGGAAACGCATCCGCCAGAGGTGAGCATCCCCCAAATGCTTGTTCCCTGTGGCCTGTGCGCCAACTGCTGAgtcctccctctgccttccccccaccccaactgcAGGTGGAAGGAGGCATCCCATCGGAACCAGCTTCGTTACTCAGAAAGCATGAAGATCCTACGGGAGATGTACGAGCGACAGTGatgttcccctctccccaccctcaccccaataAACATTCCCCTCCTCCACACTGGCCTCCGCTTTCTCCAGCCCATCCTTCCCGGATCAGACATAAAGAAGTTGGCACAGTTCTAGCACATTTATTGGGGGAGTGA
- the LIN37 gene encoding protein lin-37 homolog isoform X3, translating to MFPVKVKVEKSELEMAKARNQLDAVLQCLLEKSHMDRERLDEEAGKTPSDTHNKDCSITASGKRPSARFPHQRRKKRREMDEGLAEGGPQRSNSYVIKLFDRSVDLAQFSENTPLYPICRAWMRNSPTVREREHSPSSPLPPLPEDEEGSEVTNSKSRDVYKLPPPTAPGPPGDACRSRIPSPLQPETQGTPDDEPSEPEPSPSTLIYRNMQRWKRIRQRWKEASHRNQLRYSESMKILREMYERQ from the exons ATGTTCCCGGTGAAGGTGAAAGTGGAGAAATCAG AGTTGGAGATGGCAAAGGCCCGGAACCAACTGGATGCTGTTCTGCAGTGTCTGCTGGAGAAGAGTCACATGGACAG GGAGCGTCTGGATGAGGAAGCTGGGAAGACCCCCTCAGACACCCACAACAA GGATTGCTCCATCACGGCCAGCGGCAAACG GCCATCTGCCCGATTCCCCCATCAgcggaggaagaagaggagggagatgGATGAGGGGCTGGCCGAGGGAGGGCCACAGCGATCCA ACTCGTACGTGATCAAGCTGTTTGACCGGAGCGTGGACTTGGCTCAGTTCAGTGAGAACACACCGCTGTACCCGATCTGCCGAGCCTGGATGCGCAACAGCCCCACAGTGCGCGAGCGTGAACACTCACCCAGTTCACCGCTGCCCCCACTGCCTGAGGATGAGGAG GGTTCAGAGGTCACCAACAGCAAGAGTCGTGATGTGTATAAGCTGCCTCCACCCACAGCTCCCGGACCACCCGGAGATGCCTGTAGATCCCGAATTCCATCCCCACTGCAGCCTGAGACCCAGGGTACCCCTGATGATGAG CCCTCTGAGCCTGAGCCCTCACCCTCCACACTCATCTACCGAAACATGCAGCGCTGGAAACGCATCCGCCAGAG GTGGAAGGAGGCATCCCATCGGAACCAGCTTCGTTACTCAGAAAGCATGAAGATCCTACGGGAGATGTACGAGCGACAGTGa
- the LIN37 gene encoding protein lin-37 homolog isoform X4, which yields MFPVKVKVEKSELEMAKARNQLDAVLQCLLEKSHMDRERLDEEAGKTPSDTHNKDCSITASGKRPSARFPHQRRKKRREMDEGLAEGGPQRSNSYVIKLFDRSVDLAQFSENTPLYPICRAWMRNSPTVREREHSPSSPLPPLPEDEELPDHPEMPVDPEFHPHCSLRPRVPLMMSPLSLSPHPPHSSTETCSAGNASARGGRRHPIGTSFVTQKA from the exons ATGTTCCCGGTGAAGGTGAAAGTGGAGAAATCAG AGTTGGAGATGGCAAAGGCCCGGAACCAACTGGATGCTGTTCTGCAGTGTCTGCTGGAGAAGAGTCACATGGACAG GGAGCGTCTGGATGAGGAAGCTGGGAAGACCCCCTCAGACACCCACAACAA GGATTGCTCCATCACGGCCAGCGGCAAACG GCCATCTGCCCGATTCCCCCATCAgcggaggaagaagaggagggagatgGATGAGGGGCTGGCCGAGGGAGGGCCACAGCGATCCA ACTCGTACGTGATCAAGCTGTTTGACCGGAGCGTGGACTTGGCTCAGTTCAGTGAGAACACACCGCTGTACCCGATCTGCCGAGCCTGGATGCGCAACAGCCCCACAGTGCGCGAGCGTGAACACTCACCCAGTTCACCGCTGCCCCCACTGCCTGAGGATGAGGAG CTCCCGGACCACCCGGAGATGCCTGTAGATCCCGAATTCCATCCCCACTGCAGCCTGAGACCCAGGGTACCCCTGATGATGAG CCCTCTGAGCCTGAGCCCTCACCCTCCACACTCATCTACCGAAACATGCAGCGCTGGAAACGCATCCGCCAGAG GTGGAAGGAGGCATCCCATCGGAACCAGCTTCGTTACTCAGAAAGCATGA
- the PSENEN gene encoding gamma-secretase subunit PEN-2 isoform X2, with amino-acid sequence MNLERVSNEEKLNLCRKYYLGGFAFLPFLWLVNIFWFFREAFLVPAYTEQSQIKGYLPATLGRPWRLPLLHHTPGYPLTTSAQA; translated from the exons ATGAACTTGGAGCGGGTGTCCAACGAGGAGAAGTTGAACCTGTGCCGGAAGTACTACCTGG gtGGGTTTGCTTTCCTGCCTTTTCTCTGGTTGGTCAACATCTTCTGGTTCTTCCGAGAGGCCTTCCTTGTCCCGGCATACACAGAACAGAGCCAAATCAAAGGCT ATCTACCGGCCACGTTGGGGCGCCCTTGGAGACTACCTCTCCTTCACCATACCCCTGGGTACCCCCTGACAACTTCTGCACAGGCCTGA
- the PSENEN gene encoding gamma-secretase subunit PEN-2 isoform X1 — protein MNLERVSNEEKLNLCRKYYLGGFAFLPFLWLVNIFWFFREAFLVPAYTEQSQIKGYVWRSAVGFLFWVIVLTTWITIFQIYRPRWGALGDYLSFTIPLGTP, from the exons ATGAACTTGGAGCGGGTGTCCAACGAGGAGAAGTTGAACCTGTGCCGGAAGTACTACCTGG gtGGGTTTGCTTTCCTGCCTTTTCTCTGGTTGGTCAACATCTTCTGGTTCTTCCGAGAGGCCTTCCTTGTCCCGGCATACACAGAACAGAGCCAAATCAAAGGCT ATGTCTGGCGCTCAGCTGTGGGCTTCCTCTTCTGGGTGATTGTACTCACCACTTGGATCACTATCTTCCAGATCTACCGGCCACGTTGGGGCGCCCTTGGAGACTACCTCTCCTTCACCATACCCCTGGGTACCCCCTGA